In Stomoxys calcitrans chromosome 2, idStoCalc2.1, whole genome shotgun sequence, the following proteins share a genomic window:
- the LOC106092974 gene encoding serine/threonine-protein kinase OSR1 isoform X2, whose translation MSVLTAANNAGAASASDKQPWPNSKDDYELRDVIGVGATAVVHAALCIPRNEKCAIKRINLEKWNTSMDELLKEIQAMSSCNHENVVTYHTSFVVREELWLVLRLLEGGSLLDIIKHKMRTSNCKNGVFDEATIATVLKEVLKGLEYFHSNGQIHRDIKAGNILIGDDGTIQIADFGVSAWLATGRDLSRQKVRHTFVGTPCWMAPEVMEQDHGYDFKADIWSFGITAIEMATGTAPYHKYPPMKVLMLTLQNDPPTLDTGSEEKDQYKAYGKTFRKMIVECLQKEPSKRPTAAELLKNAFFKKAKDRKYLTQTLLASGPSMETRVHKAAKRQPGQSGRLHRTVTGEWMWSDEEDDNGGKRHSSDSESDERPVNRLERADSSDSDREDSSDHTEPTASATVQQQTAQAQSHQPPPMQLAQSPQGSLQQQQTVQQSQIGQPQQQDPYTQQQTQKLPLQPQPAALSPNSVGLATEAMAQMPLPSVDSSSALGDAPPVNLVLRMRNARRELHDIRFEFAVGKDSAEGIAAELVDAGLVDPLDTQAMAVNLNQLIEQRHASKTVTFQLNSGVQPGEVPDDRSLVGYAQISITD comes from the coding sequence CGTTTTAACAGCTGCTAATAATGCCGGCGCTGCTTCGGCAAGCGACAAACAACCTTGGCCCAATTCCAAAGACGACTATGAACTGAGGGATGTCATTGGCGTAGGAGCTACTGCTGTGGTGCATGCAGCTCTCTGTATACCGCGTAACGAGAAATGTGCCATTAAGCGTATTAACTTAGAGAAGTGGAATACCTCTATGGATGAACTGCTAAAAGAGATCCAAGCAATGTCATCCTGCAACCACGAGAATGTTGTTACTTACCACACATCGTTTGTGGTAAGGGAAGAGCTTTGGTTAGTTCTTCGTCTTTTGGAGGGCGGTTCACTCCTGGACATCATCAAGCATAAGATGCGCACCAGCAACTGCAAGAACGGTGTTTTTGATGAAGCAACAATTGCCACGGTGTTGAAGGAGGTTTTGAAGGGCCTTGAatattttcattccaatggtCAAATTCATCGTGATATAAAGGCCGGTAATATCCTCATAGGTGATGATGGCACCATACAGATTGCTGACTTTGGTGTAAGTGCTTGGTTGGCCACAGGACGAGATTTGTCACGGCAGAAAGTGCGCCATACTTTTGTAGGTACCCCGTGCTGGATGGCCCCCGAGGTTATGGAGCAGGATCATGGCTATGACTTTAAGGCGGACATTTGGTCATTTGGTATCACAGCCATAGAAATGGCCACGGGAACTGCCCCCTATCACAAATATCCTCCCATGAAGGTGCTAATGTTAACTCTTCAAAATGATCCACCCACCCTGGACACTGGATCGGAGGAGAAAGATCAGTACAAAGCCTATGGCAAAACATTCCGTAAGATGATTGTGGAATGCTTGCAAAAAGAACCTTCCAAACGACCTACAGCTGCGGAGTTGCTGAAGAatgcttttttcaaaaaagctAAAGACCGCAAGTATTTGACGCAGACGTTGTTGGCATCTGGTCCCTCGATGGAAACAAGAGTTCATAAGGCGGCAAAACGGCAGCCAGGCCAGTCGGGACGTTTGCATCGCACCGTTACCGGCGAATGGATGTGGTCAGACGAGGAGGATGACAATGGCGGAAAACGTCACTCTTCAGATTCAGAATCTGACGAGCGCCCCGTGAATCGTTTGGAAAGGGCCGATTCTTCAGACAGTGATCGTGAAGATTCATCAGATCATACTGAACCCACTGCATCCGCAACAGTGCAACAACAAACGGCACAAGCGCAATCGCATCAACCTCCTCCAATGCAACTAGCTCAGTCACCACAAGGGTCactgcagcaacaacaaaccGTACAACAATCACAAATCGGACAGCCACAGCAGCAAGATCCATATACGCAACAGCAAACCCAGAAATTACCTTTACAACCACAACCTGCCGCTTTGTCGCCCAATTCTGTAGGGCTTGCCACGGAAGCTATGGCTCAAATGCCACTACCGTCCGTAGATTCCAGTTCTGCGTTAGGAGACGCACCCCCCGTTAACTTGGTGCTGCGTATGCGAAATGCCCGTAGGGAATTACATGACATACGATTCGAGTTTGCGGTTGGCAAGGACTCAGCCGAAGGCATTGCCGCCGAATTGGTTGATGCTGGCCTCGTAGACCCCCTGGACACCCAAGCCATGGCTGTAAACTTGAATCAGTTGATCGAACAACGACATGCATCGAAAACTGTTACGTTCCAACTAAACTCTGGTGTACAACCAGGTGAAGTGCCCGATGATCGCTCGCTAGTCGGATATGCTCAAATATCAATAACAGATTAG